A genomic window from Sphingomonas taxi includes:
- a CDS encoding GNAT family N-acetyltransferase, translating to MEIRQDDPAAPYVADLLAHHLTELRGQMADYAFALDAGGLSAPGVTFWTAWRDGTLVGFVALKQLDPRHGEVKSMRAAPAARGTGVGRALLDHVVAVARDRGYDRLSLETGTAALHAPAVALYRSAGFIDTGPFADYRPSPHNQFFALDLRPRP from the coding sequence ATGGAGATCAGGCAGGACGATCCCGCCGCGCCTTATGTCGCGGACCTGCTCGCGCATCACCTCACGGAGTTGCGCGGGCAGATGGCGGATTACGCCTTCGCGCTCGATGCCGGCGGCCTGTCGGCGCCGGGCGTGACCTTCTGGACCGCGTGGCGCGATGGCACGCTGGTCGGCTTCGTCGCGCTCAAGCAGCTCGATCCGCGCCACGGCGAGGTCAAGTCGATGCGCGCCGCCCCGGCCGCGCGCGGCACCGGCGTCGGCCGGGCGCTGCTCGATCATGTCGTCGCGGTCGCCCGCGATCGCGGCTACGACCGGCTCAGCCTCGAAACCGGCACCGCCGCCCTGCACGCGCCCGCGGTCGCTTTGTATCGCAGCGCCGGCTTCATCGACACCGGGCCGTTCGCCGACTATCGGCCGAGCCCGCACAACCAGTTCTTCGCCCTCGACCTTCGTCCTCGACCCTAA
- a CDS encoding 5-(carboxyamino)imidazole ribonucleotide synthase — translation MLTPGSTIGILGGGQLGRMLAVAAAQLGYRTHVLAPEADSVAAQTAASLTRADYHNRIVLADFAAACDVVTYEFENIALGPVEWLAERVPVHPHPRALAAAQERIAEKRFVERVGGRPARWAAVDSRETLIAALDHVGTPAVLKTARFGYDGKGQMRLHGPADADAAWEAIGGPAVLEAFVDFSHEFSILIARGQDGATVRYDPPQNVHVDAILRTSRVPAPQPILDQAEEATALACRIAAELDYVGVLACEFFATADGPVFNEMAPRVHNSGHWTIEGAETSQFENHIRAICGLPLGSTALTGSAVALENLIGDDAWQPALTEPGAHLHLYGKGAARPGRKMGHVTRVQR, via the coding sequence ATGCTCACTCCCGGCAGCACGATCGGCATCCTCGGCGGCGGGCAATTGGGCCGGATGCTCGCCGTCGCCGCAGCGCAGCTCGGCTATCGCACGCACGTGCTCGCCCCCGAGGCGGACAGCGTCGCGGCGCAGACCGCGGCGAGCCTGACCCGCGCCGATTACCACAATCGCATCGTCCTCGCCGACTTCGCCGCCGCCTGCGACGTCGTCACCTACGAGTTCGAGAATATCGCGCTCGGCCCGGTCGAATGGCTCGCCGAACGCGTGCCGGTCCATCCGCATCCCCGCGCCCTCGCCGCCGCGCAGGAGCGGATCGCCGAGAAGCGCTTCGTCGAGCGCGTCGGCGGCCGCCCGGCGCGCTGGGCCGCGGTCGACAGCCGCGAGACGCTGATCGCGGCGCTCGACCATGTCGGCACGCCCGCGGTGCTCAAGACCGCGCGCTTCGGCTATGACGGCAAGGGCCAGATGCGCCTCCACGGCCCCGCCGACGCCGATGCGGCGTGGGAGGCGATCGGCGGCCCCGCGGTGCTCGAGGCGTTCGTCGATTTCAGCCATGAATTCTCGATCCTGATCGCGCGCGGTCAGGACGGCGCCACCGTCCGCTACGACCCGCCGCAGAACGTCCATGTCGATGCGATCCTGCGCACGTCGCGCGTGCCGGCGCCGCAGCCGATCCTCGACCAGGCCGAGGAAGCGACCGCGCTCGCCTGCCGCATCGCTGCCGAGCTCGATTATGTCGGCGTGCTCGCCTGCGAATTCTTCGCCACCGCCGACGGCCCGGTGTTCAATGAAATGGCGCCGCGCGTCCACAACTCGGGCCATTGGACGATCGAGGGCGCCGAGACCTCGCAGTTCGAGAATCATATCCGCGCGATCTGCGGCCTGCCGCTCGGCAGCACCGCGCTGACGGGCAGCGCAGTGGCGCTCGAAAACCTGATCGGCGACGATGCGTGGCAGCCGGCGCTGACCGAGCCCGGCGCGCATCTCCACCTCTATGGCAAGGGCGCAGCGCGGCCCGGCCGCAAGATGGGCCACGTCACCCGCGTCCAGCGCTGA
- the gpmA gene encoding 2,3-diphosphoglycerate-dependent phosphoglycerate mutase: MPRLVLIRHGQSSWNLENRFTGWWDVDVTEKGAAEARAAGEMMAAKGLDFDMTFTSLQTRAIKTLNLALEAMGRLWLPTEKDWRLNERHYGGLTGLDKAETSAKHGEAQVKIWRRSFDVPPPPMEAGSDYDLSADRRYAGIAIPATESLKDTIARVLPYYEERIVPALRDGQRVLISAHGNSLRALVKHLSNIPDDEITGLEIPTAQPIVYELDDALNATDRYYLSER, translated from the coding sequence ATGCCGCGCCTCGTCCTGATCCGCCACGGCCAGTCCAGCTGGAACCTCGAAAACCGCTTCACCGGCTGGTGGGACGTCGACGTCACCGAAAAGGGCGCCGCCGAGGCGCGCGCCGCGGGCGAGATGATGGCCGCCAAGGGCCTCGACTTCGACATGACCTTCACCTCGCTGCAGACGCGCGCGATCAAGACGCTCAACCTCGCGCTCGAGGCGATGGGCCGGCTGTGGCTGCCGACCGAGAAGGACTGGCGTCTCAACGAGCGCCATTACGGCGGCCTCACCGGGCTCGACAAGGCGGAGACGTCGGCCAAGCACGGCGAGGCGCAGGTCAAGATCTGGCGCCGCAGCTTCGACGTGCCGCCGCCGCCGATGGAGGCCGGCAGCGACTATGACCTGTCGGCCGATCGCCGCTATGCCGGCATCGCCATCCCGGCAACCGAGAGCCTCAAGGACACGATCGCACGCGTCCTGCCTTATTACGAGGAGCGGATCGTGCCGGCACTGCGCGACGGCCAGCGCGTGCTGATCTCGGCGCACGGCAATTCGCTGCGCGCTTTGGTCAAGCATCTGTCGAACATCCCCGACGACGAGATCACCGGTCTAGAAATTCCGACCGCGCAGCCGATCGTCTACGAACTCGACGACGCACTGAACGCCACCGACCGTTATTATCTCAGCGAACGGTAA
- the purE gene encoding 5-(carboxyamino)imidazole ribonucleotide mutase produces MTLVGIIMGSTSDWDTMRHAADVLAELGVAHETKVVSAHRTPDRLYDYAKTAADRGLKVVIAGAGGAAHLPGMAAAMTHLPVLGVPVQSKALSGQDSLLSIVQMPAGIPVGTLAIGKAGATNAGLLAAAILATHDVALAERLQAWRQRQTDAVADEPA; encoded by the coding sequence ATGACATTGGTCGGCATCATCATGGGTTCGACGTCCGATTGGGACACGATGCGGCACGCGGCGGACGTGCTCGCCGAACTGGGCGTCGCGCACGAGACGAAGGTCGTCTCCGCGCATCGCACTCCCGACCGGCTCTACGATTACGCCAAGACCGCGGCGGACCGCGGCCTCAAGGTCGTCATCGCCGGCGCCGGCGGCGCCGCGCACCTGCCCGGCATGGCCGCGGCGATGACGCACCTGCCGGTGCTCGGCGTGCCGGTCCAGAGCAAGGCGCTGTCGGGGCAGGACAGCCTGCTCTCGATCGTCCAGATGCCCGCCGGCATCCCGGTCGGCACGCTGGCGATCGGCAAGGCCGGCGCGACCAACGCCGGGCTGCTCGCCGCGGCGATCCTCGCGACGCACGATGTCGCGCTCGCCGAACGCCTGCAAGCCTGGCGCCAGCGGCAGACCGACGCGGTCGCCGACGAGCCCGCCTGA
- a CDS encoding CocE/NonD family hydrolase, producing MIRSLLAACALGALATAAAAGAQSYDERPAKLAPRDTHYEYVRKAVEIPMRDGVKLHTVIVIRKGTKDAGILLTRTPYDADDQTKADSGTFAGILSHGDGPWDLIAADGYIRVIQDVRGMHGSQGITLMNPTPAGSPNNPTKTDDSTDTYDTIAWLVKNVPESNGRVGISGISYDGFLPLMALINPHPALKVSVPMNPMVDGWRGDDWFHNGAFRQIGLPYMLGQQGTRDASTPWITDTADDYDYWLRNVSAGAVAKAQGVDQASGFYRKVAAHPAYDGYWSSAAMDKILAAQPLKVPTMLVAGLWDQEDIYGAPAVYRALEPKDTKNDMVFLTLGPWYHGQEAGDGSALGAIKWDQDTAKWWRWHVLRPFLAHYLKSGQPAMDVAPVTAFQSGANEWQRLQAWTSSTPTPLYLKPGGALGFAAAGGAAQTADYVSDPAHPVSYRVRPTRPIYAEGSTWKNWLVDDQRAVSGRPDVVTFTSDVLTAPVTIAGTPEVHLTASTSGTDSDWVVKLVDVYPEVMPKQAEMGGYQLAVAMDIFRGRYREDLAVAKPLVANAPLKYQFALPETNHVFLPGHRIMVQVQSSWFPLYDRNPQTFVPNIFFAQPKDYVTATQKITVAGPDASYIALPVVK from the coding sequence ATGATCCGATCGCTTCTCGCCGCCTGCGCTCTGGGCGCGCTCGCCACCGCCGCCGCCGCCGGCGCGCAGAGTTACGACGAGCGCCCCGCCAAACTGGCGCCGCGCGACACCCATTACGAATACGTCCGCAAGGCGGTCGAGATACCGATGCGCGACGGGGTCAAGCTCCACACCGTGATCGTCATCCGCAAGGGGACCAAGGACGCCGGTATCCTGCTGACCCGCACGCCCTATGACGCGGACGACCAGACCAAGGCGGACAGCGGTACCTTCGCCGGCATCCTGTCGCATGGCGACGGGCCGTGGGACCTCATCGCGGCGGACGGCTATATCCGCGTCATCCAGGACGTGCGCGGCATGCACGGCAGCCAGGGCATCACGCTGATGAACCCGACGCCCGCCGGATCGCCCAACAATCCAACGAAGACCGACGATTCGACCGACACCTACGACACGATCGCCTGGCTGGTGAAGAACGTGCCGGAGAGCAACGGCCGCGTCGGGATCAGCGGCATCAGCTACGACGGCTTCCTGCCGCTGATGGCGCTGATCAACCCGCATCCGGCGCTCAAGGTGTCGGTGCCGATGAACCCGATGGTCGACGGCTGGCGCGGCGACGACTGGTTCCACAACGGCGCCTTCCGCCAGATCGGCCTGCCCTATATGCTCGGCCAGCAGGGGACGCGCGACGCCAGCACGCCGTGGATCACCGACACCGCCGACGATTACGATTACTGGCTGCGCAACGTCTCGGCGGGTGCGGTGGCGAAGGCGCAGGGCGTCGATCAGGCGTCGGGCTTCTACCGCAAGGTCGCCGCGCATCCCGCCTATGACGGCTATTGGTCGAGCGCGGCGATGGACAAGATCCTGGCCGCGCAGCCCTTGAAGGTGCCGACGATGCTCGTCGCGGGGCTGTGGGATCAGGAGGACATCTACGGCGCGCCCGCGGTCTATCGCGCGCTCGAGCCCAAGGACACCAAGAACGACATGGTCTTCCTGACGCTCGGCCCGTGGTATCACGGGCAGGAGGCCGGCGACGGCAGCGCGCTCGGCGCGATCAAATGGGATCAGGACACCGCCAAATGGTGGCGCTGGCACGTGCTGCGGCCGTTCCTCGCGCATTATCTCAAGAGCGGCCAGCCGGCGATGGACGTCGCCCCGGTCACCGCCTTCCAGTCGGGCGCCAACGAATGGCAGCGGTTGCAGGCGTGGACGTCGTCGACGCCGACGCCGCTCTATCTCAAGCCCGGCGGCGCCTTGGGCTTCGCCGCGGCGGGCGGCGCGGCGCAAACCGCGGATTACGTTTCCGACCCGGCGCATCCGGTGTCCTATCGCGTCCGCCCGACGCGGCCGATCTATGCCGAGGGATCGACGTGGAAGAATTGGCTGGTCGACGACCAGCGGGCCGTTTCGGGGCGGCCCGACGTCGTCACCTTCACCAGCGACGTGCTCACCGCGCCGGTGACGATCGCGGGCACGCCGGAGGTGCATCTCACCGCCTCGACCAGCGGCACCGACAGCGACTGGGTGGTCAAGCTGGTCGACGTCTATCCCGAGGTGATGCCCAAGCAGGCGGAGATGGGCGGCTATCAGCTCGCGGTGGCGATGGACATCTTCCGCGGCCGCTACCGCGAGGATCTGGCGGTCGCCAAGCCGCTCGTCGCCAATGCGCCGCTGAAATACCAGTTCGCGCTGCCCGAGACCAACCACGTCTTCCTGCCCGGCCACCGTATCATGGTGCAGGTCCAGTCGAGCTGGTTCCCGCTCTACGACCGCAATCCGCAGACCTTCGTGCCGAACATCTTCTTCGCGCAGCCGAAGGATTATGTGACGGCGACGCAGAAGATCACCGTCGCCGGGCCGGATGCGAGCTATATCGCGTTGCCCGTCGTGAAATGA
- a CDS encoding energy transducer TonB: MRHRHAPDRPALALALGVHGALLLLLLLARPPLPAPPPSPPALTLFDVAPPPPPPPPELPPPPKRPPPPVPAPSGGAPPTASRPPPPPPIDTTPQPLAPPPPPSAVIPSPFGADQDVAQLVGPPSVGAGLGTGTGRGAGNGAGDGGGGKVRYARASWIYRPTDAELRRFWPPDAVRDRVSGHALLACRVPRSGRPERCWVVSDTPTGIGFGAAAVQMAPLFRIRPVLRNGKVLPVPVIVPVAFDIAKPPSAKTR; this comes from the coding sequence GTGAGACACCGCCATGCCCCCGATCGTCCGGCGCTCGCGCTGGCGCTCGGCGTGCATGGCGCGTTGCTGCTGCTGCTCCTGCTGGCGCGGCCGCCGTTGCCGGCACCGCCGCCATCGCCACCGGCACTGACGCTGTTCGACGTGGCGCCACCGCCGCCGCCGCCACCGCCCGAACTGCCGCCGCCGCCGAAACGGCCACCTCCGCCCGTACCGGCACCGTCAGGCGGCGCGCCGCCGACGGCCTCGCGACCGCCGCCGCCGCCACCGATCGACACGACGCCGCAACCGCTCGCGCCACCGCCGCCGCCGAGCGCGGTGATACCGTCACCGTTCGGTGCGGATCAGGACGTGGCACAGCTCGTCGGGCCGCCGTCGGTCGGGGCGGGCCTGGGGACGGGAACCGGTCGCGGTGCAGGCAATGGCGCGGGCGATGGTGGCGGCGGCAAGGTCCGTTATGCGCGGGCGAGCTGGATCTACCGGCCAACGGACGCAGAACTGCGGCGCTTCTGGCCGCCCGATGCGGTGCGCGACCGCGTTTCGGGGCATGCCCTGCTCGCCTGTCGGGTGCCGCGCTCGGGCCGGCCCGAACGGTGCTGGGTGGTATCGGATACGCCCACCGGCATCGGCTTCGGCGCCGCCGCGGTGCAGATGGCGCCGCTGTTCCGGATCAGGCCGGTGCTGCGCAACGGCAAGGTGCTGCCGGTGCCGGTGATCGTGCCGGTCGCCTTCGACATCGCGAAGCCGCCATCGGCGAAGACGCGCTGA